The following proteins are encoded in a genomic region of Sesamum indicum cultivar Zhongzhi No. 13 linkage group LG8, S_indicum_v1.0, whole genome shotgun sequence:
- the LOC105168539 gene encoding protein REVEILLE 2 isoform X1, giving the protein MVAEAKEQVVATSEDASFMVNSQLESVAGQSKSLRSNGSSYTLKVRKPYTITKQRERWTEEEHQKFLEALKLYGRAWRHIEEYVGTKTAIQIRSHAQKFFAKVTRDSSMDAEGSLDPIQIPPPRPKKKPLHPYPRKFVDPVNREITVPNRLEISHSPDASVPEKDNLSPTSVLSVVGSDTLESTVAEMHESCLSPASCSIDAPSTCSLLPERDDEYITSEISANEENGFRLSMKTSSNLVPDKNSPMKLKLFPQEAECAIDSPQAEEPYTRIKLFGKTVMVRDASKQSLEVVENSQSLPPDIIDKKLDNNADELVKDRALISTSQYLEDTVECDSKSVIPSSLPQHPLNNIHCHMMNVFGLPWWMWHQGVVYPSASSCQEVASQNAECSLIGKGLESEQLQLNGSLNGPKAPISEANTENRNNEASEGKHLFDTGKKEPAKGFVAYKRCLAERDGRSSMSLLQEREGQRARVCS; this is encoded by the exons ATGGTTGCTGAAGCTAAG GAACAAGTTGTAGCCACTAGCGAGGATGCATCTTTTATGGTTAACTCACAGCTGGAATCTGTGGCAGGTCAATCAAAGTCCTTGCGTTCTAACGGAAGTAGTTATACACTGAAG GTGAGAAAGCCATACACAATCACTAAACAGAGAGAAAGATGGACAGAGGAAGAACATCAAAAGTTTCTTGAAGCTTTAAAGCTGTACGGTCGTGCTTGGCGCCATATTGAAG AATATGTAGGCACCAAGACAGCCATCCAAATCCGGAGTCATGCCCAAAAGTTTTTTGCTAAG gtTACCCGGGACTCAAGCATGGATGCTGAAGGGTCTTTGGATCCAATTCAGATCCCTCCTCCTCGGCCCAAGAAGAAACCTCTGCATCCTTATCCTCGCAAATTTGTTGATCCTGTGAATAGAGAAATCACAGTTCCTAATCGACTGGAAATATCTCATTCTCCTGATGCATCTGTTCCTGAGAAGGACAACTTATCTCCTACTTCAGTTTTGTCAGTGGTTGGCTCTGATACTTTAGAATCCACGGTTGCTGAGATGCATGAATCTTGCCTTTCACCAGCTTCATGTTCTATTGATGCACCCTCTACCTGCTCATTACTTCCTGAGAGGGATGACGAATACATAACATCAGAGATATCTGCTAATGAAGAGAATGGGTTTCGTTTATCAATGAAAACATCTTCCAATTTGGTCCCAGATAAAAACTCACCCATG AAACTCAAATTGTTCCCTCAAGAGGCAGAATGTGCTATAGATTCTCCACAAGCTGAAGAGCCTTATACAAGGATTAAACTATTTGGAAAGACAGTTATGGTCAGAGATGCTTCAAAACAGTCTTTAGAAGTTGTGGAGAATTCTCAATCATTACCACCTGATATCATTGATAAGAAGCTTGACAATAATGCTGATGAGCTTGTTAAGGATCGGGCATTAATATCAACCAGCCAATATCTAGAAGATACTGTTGAATGTGATTCGAAAAGTGTAATTCCTAGCAGCTTACCACAGCATCCGCTGAATAACATACATTGCCATATGATGAACGTGTTTGGTTTGCCTTGGTGGATGTGGCACCAGGGTGTGGTATACCCGTCTGCCTCATCTTGCCAGGAAGTTGCCTCACAGAATGCTGAATGTTCTCTCATTGGCAAAGGGTTAGAAAGTGAACAGCTTCAGCTGAATGGATCTTTAAATGGTCCAAAAGCTCCAATTAGTGAAGCCAACACTGAGAACCGAAATAATGAAGCATCTGAAGGAAAGCATTTGTTTGATACAGGGAAAAAGGAACCTGCAAAAGGTTTCGTGGCATACAAGCGATGTTTGGCAGAGAGGGATGGCAGATCATCCATGTCTTTGCTGCAGGAGAGGGAGGGCCAAAGAGCTCGTGTTTGCTCTTAG
- the LOC105168538 gene encoding glycine-rich RNA-binding protein 4, mitochondrial: MLIASLQTKAIRPEKMASTTFHHRILPHGFLAPSPQAAAPPVTLSKFETKRRLHSPPAPLLSARSNLPYRLQNCNSHVASCLPSSSTPSFSPPRSRTRLFVSGLSFRTTDESLKNAFKNFGELVEVNLVMDKIANRPRGFAFLRYATEEESKKAIEGMHGKFLDGRVIFVEVAKSRAELRQGSSQNPS, encoded by the exons ATGCTAATCGCTTCACTTCAGACGAAGGCAATCAGACCGGAGAAAATGGCCAGCACCACTTTCCACCACCGCATTCTTCCACATGGTTTTCTGGCGCCATCACCGCAGGCGGCGGCTCCACCAGTTACGTTATCGAAGTTCGAAACAAAAAGGCGTCTTCACTCCCCACCTGCCCCTCTGCTGTCTGCCCGCAGCAATCTTCCATATCGACTCCAAAATTGTAATTCCCACGTGGCCTCATGTCTTCCTTCTTCGTCTACGCCTTCGTTTTCTCCGCCGAGATCTCGAACAAGACTCTTCGTTAGTG GACTCTCGTTTAGGACGACGGACGAGAGCTTAAAAAATGCATTCAAGAACTTTGGTGAGCTTGTGGAAG TGAACTTGGTGATGGATAAAATAGCAAATAGGCCGAGAGGCTTTGCATTCTTGAGATATGCGACGGAAGAGGAGTCTAAGAAAGCTATTGAGGGAATGCATGGGAAG TTCCTGGATGGTCGAGTTATTTTTGTTGAGGTCGCAAAATCTAGAGCTGAGCTTCGTCAAGGATCCAGCCAGAACCCTAGTTAG
- the LOC105168539 gene encoding protein REVEILLE 2 isoform X2 — protein sequence MVNSQLESVAGQSKSLRSNGSSYTLKVRKPYTITKQRERWTEEEHQKFLEALKLYGRAWRHIEEYVGTKTAIQIRSHAQKFFAKVTRDSSMDAEGSLDPIQIPPPRPKKKPLHPYPRKFVDPVNREITVPNRLEISHSPDASVPEKDNLSPTSVLSVVGSDTLESTVAEMHESCLSPASCSIDAPSTCSLLPERDDEYITSEISANEENGFRLSMKTSSNLVPDKNSPMKLKLFPQEAECAIDSPQAEEPYTRIKLFGKTVMVRDASKQSLEVVENSQSLPPDIIDKKLDNNADELVKDRALISTSQYLEDTVECDSKSVIPSSLPQHPLNNIHCHMMNVFGLPWWMWHQGVVYPSASSCQEVASQNAECSLIGKGLESEQLQLNGSLNGPKAPISEANTENRNNEASEGKHLFDTGKKEPAKGFVAYKRCLAERDGRSSMSLLQEREGQRARVCS from the exons ATGGTTAACTCACAGCTGGAATCTGTGGCAGGTCAATCAAAGTCCTTGCGTTCTAACGGAAGTAGTTATACACTGAAG GTGAGAAAGCCATACACAATCACTAAACAGAGAGAAAGATGGACAGAGGAAGAACATCAAAAGTTTCTTGAAGCTTTAAAGCTGTACGGTCGTGCTTGGCGCCATATTGAAG AATATGTAGGCACCAAGACAGCCATCCAAATCCGGAGTCATGCCCAAAAGTTTTTTGCTAAG gtTACCCGGGACTCAAGCATGGATGCTGAAGGGTCTTTGGATCCAATTCAGATCCCTCCTCCTCGGCCCAAGAAGAAACCTCTGCATCCTTATCCTCGCAAATTTGTTGATCCTGTGAATAGAGAAATCACAGTTCCTAATCGACTGGAAATATCTCATTCTCCTGATGCATCTGTTCCTGAGAAGGACAACTTATCTCCTACTTCAGTTTTGTCAGTGGTTGGCTCTGATACTTTAGAATCCACGGTTGCTGAGATGCATGAATCTTGCCTTTCACCAGCTTCATGTTCTATTGATGCACCCTCTACCTGCTCATTACTTCCTGAGAGGGATGACGAATACATAACATCAGAGATATCTGCTAATGAAGAGAATGGGTTTCGTTTATCAATGAAAACATCTTCCAATTTGGTCCCAGATAAAAACTCACCCATG AAACTCAAATTGTTCCCTCAAGAGGCAGAATGTGCTATAGATTCTCCACAAGCTGAAGAGCCTTATACAAGGATTAAACTATTTGGAAAGACAGTTATGGTCAGAGATGCTTCAAAACAGTCTTTAGAAGTTGTGGAGAATTCTCAATCATTACCACCTGATATCATTGATAAGAAGCTTGACAATAATGCTGATGAGCTTGTTAAGGATCGGGCATTAATATCAACCAGCCAATATCTAGAAGATACTGTTGAATGTGATTCGAAAAGTGTAATTCCTAGCAGCTTACCACAGCATCCGCTGAATAACATACATTGCCATATGATGAACGTGTTTGGTTTGCCTTGGTGGATGTGGCACCAGGGTGTGGTATACCCGTCTGCCTCATCTTGCCAGGAAGTTGCCTCACAGAATGCTGAATGTTCTCTCATTGGCAAAGGGTTAGAAAGTGAACAGCTTCAGCTGAATGGATCTTTAAATGGTCCAAAAGCTCCAATTAGTGAAGCCAACACTGAGAACCGAAATAATGAAGCATCTGAAGGAAAGCATTTGTTTGATACAGGGAAAAAGGAACCTGCAAAAGGTTTCGTGGCATACAAGCGATGTTTGGCAGAGAGGGATGGCAGATCATCCATGTCTTTGCTGCAGGAGAGGGAGGGCCAAAGAGCTCGTGTTTGCTCTTAG
- the LOC105168540 gene encoding sucrose synthase 7-like, with translation MASVAAVDTMPDALRQSQYHMKRCFDRFTGMGRRLMKFQQLQDEVEQAIEDKVERAKVLESSLGDILSSTQEAAVVPPFVAFAIRHNPGVWDYVKVDAGSLSVDIITSTDYLKLKEMIFDDKWAKDENALEIDFGAFDVGVPRLALSSSIGNGLGYISKFMTSMLGGKTESAKPLVDYLLTLDRNGEKLMINETLNTVEKLQEALVIAEVFISALPKDTPYQNFEQKLKEWGFEKGWGDNAERVGQTMRILSEMLQAPDPINTEAFFSRLPVVYDIVIFSIHGYFGQADVLGLPDTGGQVVYILDQVKALEEELLLRIKQQGLNVKPNILVVTRLIPDAKGNKCNQEMEPIVNTKHSHILRVPFNTEKGVLGPWVSRFDIYPYLERFSQDATAKILELMGGKPDLIIGNYTDGNLVASLVASKLGVTLGTIAHALEKTKYEDSDVKWRDLDSKYHFSCQFTADLIAMNAADFIITSTYQEIAGSKNRPGQYESHVAFTMPGLHRVVSGINVFDPKFNIASPGADQSVYFPFSEKQKRFTKFQPALEELLFSKEDTEEHIGFLADRKKPIIFSMARFDIVKNITGLTEWYGKNKRLRNLVNLVIVGGFFDPSKSQDREEMAEIKRMHALIDKYQLKGHIRWIAAQTDRYRNGELYRFIADTKGAFVQPALYEAFGLTVIEAMNCGLPTFATNQGGPAEIIVDGISGFHIDPNNGDESSNKIADFFEKCKGDSRYWNRVSLAGLKRINDCYTWKIYANKVLNMGLAYGFWKQLNKEQKQSKQRYIDVFYNLQFRKLAKNSTIPGEESKAEPAAAPTPAPAEKETKPAPKPKARDSAPPASEQTKKPEPRIEDVKQERIQNAEYSRITRAACAGHWLCLCISTSVIIYGLLKLYGMFKR, from the exons ATGGCTTCAGTTGCTGCAGTGGATACAATGCCTGATGCCTTGAGGCAGAGCCAATACCATATGAAGAGATGTTTCGACAG GTTTACTGGGATGGGAAGAAGGCTGATGAAGTTCCAGCAGTTACAGGATGAGGTGGAGCAAGCCATTGAGGATAAGGTTGAAAGAGCTAAGGTTTTGGAAAGTTCACTTGGTGATATCTTGAGTTCAACACAG GAAGCAGCAGTTGTGCCGCCTTTTGTTGCTTTTGCGATCAGGCACAACCCCGGGGTTTGGGACTATGTCAAGGTGGATGCCGGTAGTCTTTCTGTGGATATAATCACGTCGACTGATTACTTGAAGCTCAAGGAAATGATCTTTGATGACAAGTG GGCAAAGGATGAGAATGCATTGGAGATAGATTTTGGTGCATTTGATGTTGGAGTTCCAAGACTGGCTCTCTCGTCTTCGATTGGTAATGGACTTGGCTACATCTCAAAGTTCATGACTTCAATGCTCGGTGGGAAAACTGAGAGTGCAAAACCTTTGGTTGATTACCTGCTCACTCTTGATCGTAATGGAGAG AAACTTATGATCAATGAGACTCTTAATACTGTTGAAAAACTCCAAGAAGCATTGGTGATCGCAGAAGTTTTCATATCTGCCCTCCCGAAAGACACTCCTTACCAGAATTTTGAGCAGAA GCTTAAAGAATGGGGCTTTGAGAAAGGGTGGGGGGATAATGCAGAAAGAGTTGGACAAACAATGAGGATACTATCTGAGATGCTTCAAGCACCAGATCCTATAAACACAGAAGCATTTTTCAGCAGGCTTCCTGTTGTATACGACATTGTTATCTTCTCCATACATGGCTACTTTGGGCAAGCAGATGTCCTGGGTTTGCCTGATACTGGAGGCCAG GTGGTTTACATTCTTGATCAAGTCAAAGCTCTAGAAGAAGAGCTGCTGTTAAGGATAAAGCAGCAAGGCCTGAATGTGAAGCCCAATATTCTTGTG GTGACTCGTCTAATCCCGGATGCGAAAGGGAACAAATGCAATCAAGAAATGGAGCCTATTGTTAATACCAAGCATTCGCACATCCTCAGGGTTCCATTTAACACTGAGAAAGGAGTTCTTGGACCATGGGTCTCCCGTTTTGACATCTACCCTTACTTGGAAAGGTTTTCTCAG GATGCTACTGCAAAGATCCTTGAGCTGATGGGAGGTAAACCAGACCTTATAATCGGGAACTACACGGACGGAAACTTAGTTGCCTCTTTAGTGGCTAGCAAACTTGGAGTGACTCTT GGAACAATTGCTCATGCTCTGGAGAAGACCAAATATGAAGATTCAGATGTCAAGTGGAGGGACTTAGATTCAAAATACCATTTCTCTTGCCAATTCACTGCTGATCTGATAGCAATGAATGCTGCTGATTTCATAATTACCAGCACATATCAAGAAATTGCTGGAAG CAAGAATCGGCCTGGACAATATGAAAGCCATGTGGCGTTCACGATGCCAGGGCTTCATAGGGTAGTTTCGGGCATCAACGTGTTTGATCCAAAGTTCAACATTGCTTCCCCTGGAGCTGATCAGTCTGTCTACTTTCCGTTCTCGGAGAAACAGAAGCGATTCACCAAATTTCAACCTGCCCTTGAGGAGCTACTCTTCAGTAAGGAGGACACTGAGGAGCACAT TGGATTTCTTGCAGACAGAAAGAAACCAATCATCTTCTCAATGGCAAGATTCGATATTGTCAAGAACATTACTGGATTAACTGAGTGGTACGGGAAGAATAAAAGGCTTCGAAACCTAGTCAACCTCGTTATTGTAGGAGGATTCTTCGACCCATCCAAATCACAAGACCGCGAAGAAATGGCTGAGATCAAGAGAATGCATGCCTTGATTGATAAATACCAACTCAAGGGTCATATAAGATGGATAGCAGCTCAAACTGACAGATATCGGAACGGTGAGCTGTATCGGTTTATTGCAGACACTAAGGGAGCTTTTGTGCAGCCAGCATTATATGAAGCATTCGGCCTAACTGTTATCGAAGCCATGAACTGTGGACTGCCCACATTTGCCACGAACCAAGGAGGGCCAGCAGAGATTATAGTCGATGGGATCTCAGGCTTCCACATTGACCCCAACAATGGTGATGAATCAAGCAACAAGATAGCTGATTTCTTTGAGAAATGCAAGGGGGATAGTAGATATTGGAATAGAGTGTCTCTAGCAGGCCTTAAACGCATAAACGATTG CTATACATGGAAGATCTATGCAAACAAAGTCTTGAACATGGGATTAGCCTATGGATTCTGGAAGCAGTTGAACAAAGAGCAGAAACAATCGAAGCAACGATACATTGATGTGTTCTACAATCTCCAGTTCAGGAAGCTG GCCAAGAATTCAACTATCCCTGGTGAAGAAAGCAAAGCAGAGCCAGCAGCGGCACCAACACCGGCACCagcagaaaaagaaacaaagccAGCACCAAAACCAAAGGCACGAGATTCAGCTCCACCGGCATCAGAACAAACAAAGAAGCCAGAACCAAG GATTGAAGATGTAAAACAAGAGAGAATTCAGAATGCCGAATACTCAAGAATAACTCGTGCAGCTTGTGCCGGACACTGGCTATGTCTTTGCATCTCTACCTCAGTCATCATCTATGGCTTGCTGAAGCTATATGGGATGTTTAAAAGATGA